One window of the Trifolium pratense cultivar HEN17-A07 linkage group LG2, ARS_RC_1.1, whole genome shotgun sequence genome contains the following:
- the LOC123909035 gene encoding uncharacterized protein At4g28440-like has translation MAELKQGLRKPVFTKVDQLRPGTSGHTITLKVVDTKMVMQRGRTDGPQPRQMRIAESLVGDETGMIIFTARNDQVDLVKEGSTIILRNAKIDMFKGSMRLAVDKWGRIEVTEPASFTVKEDNNLSLIEYELVNVVVE, from the exons ATGGCAGAGTTGAAACAAGGATTGAGGAAGCCAGTGTTTACTAAGGTTGATCAGCTTCGCCCAGGGACTAGTGGACACACCATAACTTTGAAGGTTGTTGATACTAAGATGGTGATGCAGAGAGGTCGTACTGATGGACCTCAACCTCGTCAAATGCGAATTGCTGAAAGTTTGGTTGGTGATGAGACTGGAATGATCATTTTCACTGCAAGAAACGATCAGG TGGATTTGGTGAAAGAAGGCTCCACTATCATCCTGCGTAATGCCAAAATTGACATGTTCAAAGGATCAATGAGACTTGCCGTGGACAAATGGGGCCGTATTGAAGTCACAGAACCAGCTAGCTTCACTGTCAAGGAAGATAACAACTTGTCCTTGATTGAGTATGAATTGGtgaatgttgttgttgaatga